Below is a window of Verrucomicrobiia bacterium DNA.
AGCCAACAAAACAACAGACCACAGCTACCCATTCCAAGAAACAAACCTCCTGGCTCCGCCAGGCTTATGAACAACTGCAGCAGGCCTACGGCCTGCTGCTTTGGGGTGATGACGGATGAGGGGGAAGTGAGGGTGGTTCAGAATCCCTAGAGGGCACGTCCTGTGAGTGTAATCAAGGACTGAGTGAGCTTTTTAAGTGGCAGCAGATCATCAGAATTGTGGCCCTCCTGGGTCTGCCGTACCCAGAGTGGCTTTTCGCCCTGGCTGCTCACCCAAAATAGACTGCTAATATGATTTATTTCAGTGGCTATACCCGGATCAAGCGGCAGGGCATAGACCGACACCGGAGGCTTGTCATCGGGGGGTTTGATACCGGCTCCTTCTAATATTTTCTTTATGACATCAGGGTCTGTAAGTGACATGAGACGATGCTCGTCCTCTGTAAATATACTTGCAACGAGTTGTTTATCAGGAATAGAGCCCCCATATGGGTCTAGCTCAACCACGTGCAGGGTGCCCTTGCCGGCAAACACCTCAAGCTTCACGACGTTGCCCGCCACAAAAACGGTCGGTTCTGTGTGGTCGGCAATCTCTAGAAATCGGCGATCACCATCGTTCATTTCGGGATTATAAACTTCATGCACCGCATGGCCGGGTGCTTGGGTCGTACTGGCAAAAAATTCTTGTTTCTCTAAAAAAGAAAAAGGGGTTTCGGGTGACATAAGATTTTATTAAAACATAAATTAACCTGAGCGCAAAATATTACAAGCTAGACTGCTATGCTTGCGGGTATGGGCCCCTTATGCCCCTTCAGGATTTCCTGGATGATAATTTTCTTAGGGGTGATCTCGACAATCTGAGTACGGTCTATGCTAAGCTGCCCGCCGCTAATACTCTTTAACAAGGTCTGGTTGACGTAGAGCTTTTGAATATAAAACGTGGTGGTTTCCAGCGCGTAGTCGGTTACCTTGCCAATCTTTTCTTTACTGACCGTCTCTACCGACCTGCCCAGCAGCTGAAAGTTTAGCTGCAGCACATCAGTCAAACGCACCAGCTCTTCTGGTTCGCTCAGTACTTCTATGTCGTCTATCACAAAGCCTTGTGGTAGCAGATCCCGAATATCCTGGGTGAGCAAAATGGGCTGCTTTTTTTCGAAGTCACAATAGAATCCCTCGATCTTCAGGTTGTTTGGGTTGATGATGTGCCCCACGGTGCGCGCTACTTCTCCACCGGTGCGCAAAGACATAACAGGAACGGATTGGAATGATGAGCCCAACTGCAACATATAGCTCCAGTATACTCCACGCATTTCGACAGATGGTACTATATACGCTATGACTCTCAGTGTTGTCTCAGCCAGTCCAGAACAAACGATGACCATTGCCGAAACTATAGGCCGCCAGCTAAGGGGTGGTGAGGTTATCGAGCTAGTGAGTGATCTTGGTGGCGGCAAGACTACCCTTACGCATGGTTTGGCAAAGGGCATCGACAGTCCGGACCGCGTGGCCAGCCCAACCTTTACTGTTAGCAAGCTCTACGTGGGCAAAAAACTAGAGATGTATCATTTTGATTTTTATCGCTTGGCCGAGCCGGGGCTGATGGAGCACGAGCTTCAGGATGTCCTGGGCGACCCCAGCATAGTTATTGTGGTGGAGTGGGGCAGCGTGATGGCACATGTCTTGCCGGACGAACGGCTGACCATTCACCTAAAAAGCATCGGCGATACCGAGCGCAACCTAGAAATAACCTACCCAGAGAAACTAAAATACCTGGTGGAGAAACTGGCATGATACTAACCCTACGCACTGATAAACCCCCTATGAGACACCCACAGGTGGGTTTCTCATCGCGCCGGGATCGAAATAAATTCGATCGCGGGCTGCTCTTCCCGGCTGGGGGTAGTGTAGCGTGTTAGTTTTAATCCTACGCACTGATAAACCCGTGTCCGAGATTGGGCTTTACGATGGCGACAAACAAATTGCTTACCATACATGGCAGGCCCATCGCCGACTAGCCGAGACCATTCACGACACCATAAAAGAAACGTTGGATGGACAGGGCAAGACGCTGGCTGATATTTCTGGACTCATTATCTACAAAGGCCCGGGCAGTTTTACGGGGCTTAGGATTGGTACCAGTGTAGCTAACGCCCTGGCCTATAGCCAGGACGTGCCAATTGTGGCTACTGCCGAAGAAGACTGGATTCAGGAGGGACTGAAGCTGCTGCGGACAGATCCCCAAAAACACGTGGTCCCCGAATACGGTTCTGCGGCTATCACCACAAACCCCAAAAAGTAGCTACGCTAGCTGGGCTTTGGCTCGGCGGACAAACTCGGCCACTTGATCGTCCAGGTCGGCGCGGGAAGTTTCGAATGTGTATATGTATGGAAGTTCTTGTACTCCGGGGGCGGCGTGCAGCTCTTTGCGCTGGTACAGATCCAGGGCGTGGTTTATATCTCTGAATAAAAAGCCCGGACCGCGTGCCTTTATATTTTTGACAGTCACGTCTTCTGGGGCTTGCACGCGAATCCACAGCTCTGTTATGCCTAGTTCTTGGTCGACTTGGCCAAGTAGTTCACGAGAAATAGGTGCCGCAAAGTCGCCGTCGTGAGCAATATTGTAGCCCTCTTATTTCAGGCGGATACAGGCTTCTTGGGTGATATACATGGCGTCATCAAAAGGTAAGCCTTTGGTGCGGAGCAGACCACGCACTTCGTCGGCCGATACCCGGATGGCGGGCAATTGGGCGCAGATCTTTTTCAGCACCGTGGTTTTTCCGGTTTCTATTAGTCCAACAGGGCAGATACAAAATTGGGGTTTTGATTTTGCAGCCTCTAACTTGTCTAGCTGGTCGTAAAATTCCATGGCTAGTTCTTTGACCTGATCTGGTGGCATTTGTGCGGGCATAGGGTAGTCTCCTGGTGTTAGTCAAAATCAGAATAACACCGATAGTTTTTTAGGCAAATCCAAGGGTCGCCGTAATGGGTGCGTGGTCAGAGAGGCCAAAGGGCAGAATGGCGTACCCTTGCTCTTCTACGTCCTCAGAAATAAAAATACGGTCAAACTTTCCTTTTATAACTCTGCTCATATGGGTTGGCATGGAAACGTGGGCACCACATTCCGTAAAGCCCTCTGCCTCCATAAGGGTGTGCAAGCTTCGTGCGACGAGCGGGTAGTTAAAGTCTCCGGCAAGTATGACGGGCAGTGTATCGCCTTGGGCGGTGACTCCTTGCAGTATCTCTTGCAGCTGCTTTCGTCTGGCGCGGCTGGGTGCCAACAAGGCAGAGAGATGTATGTTTGCCACCACAATCAGCTTGCCGGTAGCCAAAACCTTAAAATGTGCCACCTGAAAGATGCGGCCGCCATTTCGTTCCTGCCAGGGTAGCGGCAATGCGAAACGCTCTAGGCTTATGAGCTCGAGCTGCCGAGGATTGTAATAAATGGCCATGCCGGCATTCTTCCAGGCAGACGTTGTGGCGGTCTTTTTGCTCTGACGATGTATGAGCGGAAGCCGGTGTACATAGGCATGCGAGCCGGCAAGCCTGAGGCCCTGCACGCTTTTTTTGAGGTCGCTTGGGTAACACTCTTGGAGGCAGATAATGTCAAGCTGTTGTCCGTCAACTATTTCGGCAACCTCATGGTAGGCCTTGTGCCACCAGAGGTTGTATGAGGCTATGCGAATTCTGGAGCGTGG
It encodes the following:
- the tsaE gene encoding tRNA (adenosine(37)-N6)-threonylcarbamoyltransferase complex ATPase subunit type 1 TsaE, which codes for MTLSVVSASPEQTMTIAETIGRQLRGGEVIELVSDLGGGKTTLTHGLAKGIDSPDRVASPTFTVSKLYVGKKLEMYHFDFYRLAEPGLMEHELQDVLGDPSIVIVVEWGSVMAHVLPDERLTIHLKSIGDTERNLEITYPEKLKYLVEKLA
- the tsaB gene encoding tRNA (adenosine(37)-N6)-threonylcarbamoyltransferase complex dimerization subunit type 1 TsaB, with the protein product MLVLILRTDKPVSEIGLYDGDKQIAYHTWQAHRRLAETIHDTIKETLDGQGKTLADISGLIIYKGPGSFTGLRIGTSVANALAYSQDVPIVATAEEDWIQEGLKLLRTDPQKHVVPEYGSAAITTNPKK
- a CDS encoding endonuclease/exonuclease/phosphatase family protein, with the translated sequence MSNSRKEPRSRIRIASYNLWWHKAYHEVAEIVDGQQLDIICLQECYPSDLKKSVQGLRLAGSHAYVHRLPLIHRQSKKTATTSAWKNAGMAIYYNPRQLELISLERFALPLPWQERNGGRIFQVAHFKVLATGKLIVVANIHLSALLAPSRARRKQLQEILQGVTAQGDTLPVILAGDFNYPLVARSLHTLMEAEGFTECGAHVSMPTHMSRVIKGKFDRIFISEDVEEQGYAILPFGLSDHAPITATLGFA